The sequence TAGCTATTTGGCAGTCAGCACCACGGTTATAAGGATCCGCAAAATCCTCGTTCTTTCTAACAAAAACTCCACCTCACACAAACGTCTCGGTTGCTATAAGCAACCTATTGTAATAAGGAATTATCACATTCCTTACCACAACATCCGCCATCTCTTGGCGGAAACGTTCCAAAAAACAAAAACTTCAAACAAAAGCTGGCTGCTGAATAGGTGACCTTGAAAATGAAAACACCTATACACCAAGCAGTCTTAGCCGATCAAGTTATAGAGCTCCTGGACCCAAAACCTGGGCAGAGCTACTTTGACGGTACAGCCGGTTACGGCGGCCATGCGCAGTTAATATCTGAACGCATCGGCCCAAGTGGCCGGATGATACTGGCAGACCGGGATCCTAGAGCCATTAAATGGCTAGGGGGGCGGTTTGGCGGGAAGGCAGAGATTATACAGAGCGATTTTCTAGCAGCAGCCGAAAGGCTGACTGAAACCGGAGAATCAGTAGATATGATCTTGCTCGATCTGGGTGTTTCGTCACCACAGCTAGATGAGTCCGAGCGCGGATTTAGCTTTCGTCACACAGGGCCGCTTGATATGCGCATGGACAGCTCTCAGGAGCTGACAGCCGCCGAAGTCGTTAACAGTTATCCGCAGGCAAAATTAGCCGAGATAATAAATACCTACGGCGAGGAGCACCGGGCAAGAGCCATAGCCGCTCGGATTGCCGCCCACCGGCCACTAGCTACTACGACCGAGCTGGCGAGTCTTGTCGCAGGAGTTGTCCGATCAGACCGCGATACCCATCCAGCTACCCGTACCTTCCAAGCACTACGTATTTATGTCAACAGCGAGCTTACACAGTTAGAGCAAGCCCTACCAAAGCTGGTAGAGCTGCTTGCGCTAAATGGCCGATTAGCCATTATTAGCTTCCATTCGCTAGAAGACAGAATAGTGAAGAATTTCTTTACGTACGAATCCAAGGATTGCATTTGCCCGCCGAAACAACCGGTTTGCACATGCAGTCATACTGCCAGCCTCCGAATTCTAACCAAAAAGGCAGTTAAGGGTTCAACTGACGATACTATCAACCCGCGTGCCCGCAGCGCGAAGCTCAGGGCCGCAGTGAAAATAAAAACAAACAAAAGGGGACAAAAGTGACTTTGGTTATCAAAAACCAATCCGCCCGAGCCATACGAGTTAAGGTTCAGGTGATCAAACGGCAGAAGTAATTCTGCTTCCTGGGGCGGTCCGCACAAAAATTTGCGGACTCGCCCCCAAAAGAAAACAAACACAAAAAGGATAAAAAATGACCACAGCAACATACGCTATTAGAAGGAATCAAAATCTCTACCGCAGTAAATCACAAATTAACTTCGGCCCAGTTTCACTTAGCTTCGTGGCAGTTGCCGCCATTGCCGTACTGGCTCTGCTATACCTGACCCAGATTACTAAAACCAGTGTTTTTGGCTATAAAGTGACCGAACTGGAGCAACAGCGCAATACTGCCTTACAGGCCAAGCAGGCACTTGAGGTAGAGGCGGCCAGACTGTCTTCGATTCAAAATATTCAATCATCCAAAGCGGTTGAGGGTATGGAGCCTGAGACCCGCCCCACTTACGTTAAACAGTAGGAATAAGTGACTAATTACTCTGACAGCTTACAGCAAAGAAGACGCCTGCTTGCACTCCAGGCTTTGCTGGTTGGCATTTGTGTACTGATTGGCCTGCGTTTAGTCTATCTGCAGATTCTGCAGCATGGCCGTTACGCAGCTATGGCCAACTCGGCACATCAACGCCAATATGAAATCCCCGCAAAACGGGGGGAGATATTTATTCGTGATGGCGAGGTTAAGGTGCCACTAGCCCTTAACCAGACCATGAAGCTACTCTATGCCGACCCGAGTGTGATTCATAACAAGCCAAAAACGGCACTTTTGCTAGCCGGTGCTACAGGTGATCAGCCAGAAGGCTACATGAAGGCTTTGGAGCAGGGAGGCGCTTACGTTGTGCTCAAGCGCAAGATCGATGCTCCCACTGCTCAAAAAATCTCTGCTTTAAATCTTAAAGGAGTCGGGCTAAGAGACCAAGATTATCGGGTGTATCCGGAGGGGGCGCTCGGTAGCCAGGTCCTGGGATTCGTCAATACTGAAGGGAATGGCCAGTACGGCATAGAGGGCTTTCTTAACTTGCAGCTTAAGGGCGTGAGTGGCTTGCAAAAAGCCAAGACCGATACTAACGGCATACCTATTGCAACTGCTGGTAATACACTTAAAAAGCCAGTTGACGGTACCAGTTACGTTCTGACTATCGATCGTAATATACAGGCCCAGGTAGAGAAGTTTTTGAAGGAGGGGGTGGATAATTTTAAGGCCAAAAGCGGCAGTGTGATTGTAATGGACCCGAAGACGGGGGCAGTAAAAGCCATGGCCAACTATCCTAATTTTGACCCGAATGAATACGGCAAGACGAAAGACTTTAAGGTTTTTAGCAACGAGTCGGTCAGCAGCCAATTTGAGCCAGGGTCAGGGTTTAAAATCTACACTATGGCAGCCGGCCTGGATTCCGGCAAGATCAAAACCGATACTACATATGATGACACCGGCTCGTACGAGGTTGACGGCTACACTATCAAAAACGCCCACGATAAAAAGTCGGGCCCAAATACCCCTATGACACATATAATTCGCGACTCTCTCAATACCGGCGTCATATTCATACTACGGAGCATGGGCACGGATGCTACCAAGATCACCCCGGCGGCCAAGCAGAGTTTTTATGAATATATTACCAAGCGTTTTGGCTTCGGGGTGCGTACAGGTATTGAGCAGGCCTATGAGGCTCAGGGCAATGTAAACCCGCCCAAGAGCAGTAATGTGAACTATGCCAATATGACTTTCGGCCAGGGTGTTTCGGTAACTATGATCCAAATGGTAACGGCCGCTTCGGCTATTGCTAACGGCGGCAAACTATACCAGCCTTACCTGGTCGATCAAGCGATTGCCTCAGATGGGAATGTGGTATCAAAAACTCAGCCCAAAGTGATTCGCGACAAGGTGATATCCGAACAGGCGGCACGTGAGACCAGGGCTATGATGCAGGTGGTAGTAGAGCGGGGTTCTGGCTGGATGGCCAAAACTCCCGGCTACAATATAGCCGGTAAAACCGGTACGGCCCAGGTGCCAAAACTCGATGGCAAAGGCTATGAAGAGAATAAGAATATCGGTAGTTTTGTCGGCTTTGCTCCGACGGAAGACCCTAGGTTCGTTGTTATTGTTAGGGTTAGTGAACCCCAAACCAATGATTTTGCCGAAAAAACTACCGTGCCGGTGTTTGCCAATATCACTAGGTGGCTGTTGAAATATTATGCGATTGCGCCCTCGGGTTAAGCCATGATTGATACTTTATATGCTAAAATTACAGAAATGAACTTCCTAAACAACGCTGAAATCATACCTCTCTCACATATACTTTTTGCGGCTATAGCCGGGTTTTTACTTTCGATGATACTAACTCCGATCTATACCAAGATCGCTTATCGTTATAAATGGTGGAAGCAGTCAAGAACCCACGCCATCACTGGCGAGAAGGCTCCGATTTATCAAAAGCTTCATGCAGCCAAACACAAGCGCAACATACCGACAATGGGAGGTATAGTCACTATTCTGACGGTTGGGTTGGTAACCCTGGCCATTAACCTCGATCGTGAGCAGACCTGGCTGCCTATCTTTACACTAGTAGCGGCTGGTATGGTGGGGCTGCTCGATGATTATTTAAATATCCGCAGTACTGGCGGAATTGCCGGTATGCGAGGCAAGATAAAGTTCAGTTTAATCTTGGGCATTGCTGTGGCCGGTGCTATCTATTTCTACTACAAGCTAGGCTACAGCTTGATCCATATTCCTGCAGTTGGTGATTTTAATATTGGCTGGCTATATATTCCGCTATTTATTGCGGTAGTAGTTTCTACGGCAAATGCCGTAAATATCACAGACGGGCTAGACGGCCTCTCTGGCGGATTACTCTCCACGGCCTTTGGAGCATTTGCCATTATCGCTTATTTTCAGGGCAACTTCGGTATTGCCGGCTTTTGCGCCACGGTAGTAGGAGCTATGCTGACATATACCTGGTTTAACATTTATCCCGCGCGGTTCTTTATGGGGGATTCAGGCGCTTTTGCGCTTGGTACAACCTTAGGGGTGGTGGCGGCCCTGACCAACGCGATAGCTGTTCTGCCTATTATTGGTGCGGTCTTTGTAGTTGAGGCCGGTTCCAGTGCATTGCAGATATTCTCCAAAAAGCTGTTTAAGCGAAAAATTTTCCTGTCGGCCCCCATACATCACCATTTTGAGGCGCTTGGTTGGCCCGAAACGAAGGTTACGATGCGATTCTGGGTTGTAGGTCAGGTATGTGCAGCTGCGGGTTTGATACTAGGTCTGCTGGGTAATAAAGCACTGTAATGAGCAGGGCGGTAAGCACTAGAGGGCATCGGCCTGATTATGTACTGGCTATCACCATCTTTGTGCTGTTGGCATTCGGGCTAATTATGATGTACAACATTAACCCTGCGCTAAGCCAAAAGCTGCTGGGACGGGTCGATTCTGGTTACTATTTTCGCGGTCAGCTGACGAATGTAATTATTGGCCTTGCAGTCTGGCTGGCAGCTTCTTCTATTTATTATCGCCGCTGGCGGTCTTGGGCGCCGACCCTGATGGTGGTTTCTATCATTGCCTTGCTAGCCCTAATGGTTCCCGGTCTGAGTTTCGAGCGCAATGGCGCAACCAGGTGGCTTGGAATTGGCTCGTGGTCTTTCCAACCGGCTGAGCTGTTTAAGATTGCCTTGGTTTTTTACCTAGCGACTTGGTTCGAGCGCCGCGGCAGGGAGCTTACTAATTTTTGGGAGGGGGTCGTACCATTTAGCCTTATGCTGGTGTTCTCGGGTATTTTATTGGTAGTCTTCCAGAGAGATATGGGCACCATGATGGTGGTAGCTCTTTCTGCTATTGCCATGTTTTACGTAGCTGGGATTAAGCTACGCCACTTGTTAGTGTTGGCCGGCGCCGGTTTGGCAGCTGGTTGGTTGGCAATCGTGACCTTTCCGCATCGCATGTCTCGCGTGGCGGCCTTTTTGAACCCCAGCCAGAATACTGATGCGGGCGGCTACCATATCAACCAAGCCCTAATTGCTATCGGCAGCGGGGGGCTGTTCGGTCTGGGGCTCGGCAAGAGCATTCAGATTTATGGCTATTTGCCTGAGGCTTCGAACGATTCGATCTTTGCCGTAATTGCTGAGGAGTTTGGTTTTATTGGCGCCGGTTTAATAATTGCCCTGTTTAGTATCTTAATTTATCGCGGGCTTAAAATTGCAGCTGCGGCACCTGATTTATTTGGCCGCCTAGTAGCTACCGGCATAACAACCGTCTTTATGTTTCAGGCCTTTATAAATATTGCCGCCATGATCGCATTGGTACCATTGACTGGCATCCCCTTGCCGTTTATTAGTTATGGCGGTTCCAGTTTGGTTATTATGCTGGCCGGCGCCGGTATTTTGCAGAATATTTCTAAGTACACAGTAAGAGAGGTAGCAAGTGAAGATAGTCGCAAGCGGCGGAGGATCGGCCGGGCATATATCGCCGATCCTGGCAACGGTCGAAGCGTTAAAACCGCTCGGTAACATTCAGGTCCTATATATTGGCCAACAGGGGAGTTTGGAGCAGAGGATTGCTTCTTCTGCCGGCATAGACTTTGCGCCAATCCTAGCGGGTAAGTACCGGCGCAATCCTGCGCACAGCCGCATCCGGCGCATGCTGGATGTCTATAACTTGGCGCTTAATACCCGCGATATGGCAAAGCTTACGGCTGGTGTTATCCAGAGCCTCAAACTACTGCGCGCCTACCAGCCAGACGCTGTTTTTATTAAGGGCGGCTTTGTCGGGTTGCCGGTTGGGATTGCGGCAAGCCTGTTGCGTATCCCTTATTTAATCCACGAGTCCGACATCAGCCCCGGTCTTACCAATCGTGTTCTGGCAAAAAGAGCCGTTAAAATTGCCGTCGGCTTTCCAGTGCAGAAGTATCCTCAGTGGGACGAGTCCAAATTGGAGTTTACCGGTAACCCTATCCGTAAAGATATCTTGGGCTATCTGCCTGCCGAGGCGCTAAACTATTTTGGTCTTAGTAGCGATCTGCCTGTAATACTGGTAACCGGCGGCAGTCAGGGAGCAAGGGCGATTAATGAGATTGTACTGGCAGCCCTACCCAAGTTGTTAGAGAAATATCAGGTAATTCACGTCACGGGTGAAAAGCAGTTGGAGGCGGTGCAACAGCACTTACAACAACTTAATCCTCTTTATAAAGAGAGATATGTCGTAAAGTCATTCTTGCTTCATGACATAGGGCAGGCTTATGCCGCCGCCGACTTAGTAGTGGCCCGAGCCGGAGCCGGTACTATAGCCGAGCTAGCAGCTCTAGCTAAGCCAGCTATCTTGATACCGAATCAAGCAATGGCGGCCCACCAGATTGAGAACGCCAAAGCTCTCAGCCGCACTGGTGCAGCCAAAGTTCTCTACGAGCATCGCTTAACACCAGAGCAATTTGTGGCCCAAATTGATCAGATTATGGAATCAGAATCTGATCAGCAGACGCTGGCTGGTAATATCAAGGAATTCAGTGTGCCAGATGCCGATCGGCATTTAGCGGAATTGATTTATAAAGTAGCCGCCGCAAATAGGGAGGCTAGCCGATGAGGCGACCTTCCCGCCATGTTCGCAAGATAGGCCGGCCGGTCTATATTCGTAACCAAGGTGCAAAAAAGCGTCGGCGCCTGCCACAGGTCGCTAACTTTTTGCAAATAGCTATACTAGTCGTTGCCGCCTTCTTACTTCTGATCGGTGCGAGTCGTATCACTAAGGTAAGTGAGATTAAGGTAGATGGTACCAGTAGTCTTCCGCCAGCTAAAATCCAGAGGCTAGTGGGGGAAGGCTTAAGCCGGCAGTGGTTTGGTTCAAGCTTATTGATGGTTAACAGCAGTGCACTGGAGGGTGATTTGCTAGCAAAAGAAGCCGGTATAAAAAAAGTTGTAATTAAGCGTCGCCTCCCCGGAACTCTTACGGTTAAGATAACCGAACATAGTCCTAGTCTAAATTGGAAGACCACGAGCGGCCTCTACTTGCTTGATAATGAGGGGGTGGTATTGGGCGAGAGCAGGGGAGAGTACTCCAAGTTACCGGCTGTGCACGATAGCTCAAATTTGCCGGTGAAAAAGGGGGATAGGGTCGCTCCGTCTGCTTTTGTAGCTTTTTGCATAGAGCTTGCTAGCCGCCTGCCCGAAACCAAGCTGACAATTACCGAAATGCAAGTACCCGAGACTACCAGCGAGATCCACGTAAAAACCAGTAAAGGGTTTGTGATTAAGTTTGATACAACTCGCCCAGCAGGGGAGCAAATCCAGGATTTGCAGGCAGTTCTAAGCCACCTGGCCGCGCAGAAGAAAAGCCCGGCCGAATATATCGATCTTAGAATAGAACAGAAGGCATACTACAAGTAGCACTTCCCTTCCCTTTGTTCGGTTATTGTTCACATGAGCTTGTCAACATTTACCACAGAGCTCAGCCTGTAATTAAACATTAGGGTTTTACTAATGGGGCAGGGGATATGAGGTGTCAGAGTTACCACTATTTAGAGATTGCGTGTTTTTTACAACGCGGGAAGTTAGGGGGTCAGTATGGGGACTAAGAGAGGAAGGACGAGCCTAGCTAAGTATATATAACCAGTAAGCTCTGTTTTACCAGGTGTAATCACCCCCAGTATCTATCAAGATTACTATGTCGCAAAAGATACATTGTGCGACACAAGCACATATATCAAATAGGCCTAGTTCTCTTCGCTTGCCGCCCTAGTCTTTATCATGGCGCAATGATACTTCCTCACCCTGCCCGATTGCCTGCTCTCGGGTAGCTCCTGACACTACAAAATTGCGATGATTAACGCTTTTGGGCGCTGCTCCGGGCTTTTCTTCTGTCCGCTTCTGTTGGCCCTGATGGCCGTTTTGGCTTGCATTCTGATGCGGCCGATTCGGTCTATTACGGTTTCTATCGTGCCCAGATCGACTCTGGTTACCAGATCCATGCCGCCGCTCGGGGTTTTTAAGGTTGCGGATAAAGTTCGGTTTTTGTTCATCTGCAGATTTAGTCTTGGCTGCATCTGAGGCACCAGCTTCCTGTCCGCCGTTTGACCACTCAACGATCGCTTTTTCAATCTCTTCACGCCCCGAAGCAAACCGCTGCCGGCTGCTGTCGATAATACGCGCGCTCAGGTCGTTTTCTGGCTGCGGCATCATAATAGTTTTAGCCGAGAATGGCAGTGCCTTTTCGCCATCAATACTCATACTGATGAATATTTCCTGGTTATGCAGTTTTACCAAATCACCCGGCTCAAAAATCGGCTCAAAGTACTTACCCATCACACTGCCGTCTTCGGCGCCTACCCGGAAGGTCACCATCGAACCGACGTTGCCGAATACGGCATCTCTGACCGTCTCTGGCATCTGGGAAATGTATTGGTTGGCTACAGTCAGGTTTAGGCCATACTTACGGGCCTCAGAGAGAATTACGGCAAACGAATCGGTAGCAAAGTTCTGGAATTCGTCGACATAGAGGTAGAACGGCCGGCGTTCGCCAAGCGACACATTGGCTCGGCCCATGGCCGCTAGTTGGATCTTCGTAACCATTAGGGCACCTAATATAGCTGCGTTGTCCTCACCTACCATACCGCGCGAGAGGTTAACGATTAATATCTTGCCGTCGTCCATTACCTTGCGCAGGTCGATACTCGATTTCGGTTGACCGATGATATTGCGCACCAGCGGGTTGGCCGTAAAGGCTCCCACCTTGTTCAGAACTGGTGCCACGGCTTCATTGGCAAACTTATCATTCCAGCTGGCAAACTCATTCACCCAGAAGCTTTTAACTACAGGGTCTTGGATTTCCTTTATCACCTTTTTACGGAACTCCTTCTCGGTCAGCATCCTGGTAATGCCCAACATGGTTGAATCAGGGTAATCTAGAAGGGCTAGGATCGTGTAGCGCAGGATGTATTCCAGTCTTGGCCCCCAGGAGTCGAACATCCGCTTCAGCACCCCTACCATCTCGGACGAAATATGGTTTTTAAAGGCCGGGTCCGAAACCTCCAGCGGGTTAAAGGCTATCGGGAACTCGCGATCGGCTGGGTTAAAGTAAATCACGTCGTCTAACCTATTTTCAGGTATGAACTCCATCATATCGGTAGCAAAGTCGCCATGGGGGTCAACTATCGCCATCCCCTGCCCGTGGTAAATGTCAGACAGACTAAGCAGGTTTAAAAGTTTCGATTTACCTGTTCCCGTCTGGCCTACGATGTAAAGATGCCGCCCGCGATCAATACGCTTAAAGCCGAATCTGGTATTGTGGCCGCGGAAGTTGGTTTCGCCAAATAGACTTAAATCCTCCGCATCGGTATTCTCAAGCGTTGGTAGATTAGATGGAGGCTCGGCCGTTTTGGTGGTGGTCCAAACCATATTTGGGGTTTCTACGCTGGTGTGCGGCAAATGGTAAAGGCTGGCCAGCTCCTCGATATTCAGTGTATAACCGGCATCCAAGAACAGGCGCGCCCGGTACTCTTTTAATATGTCGTGGTCAAATGTGGTGCGCTTAGGCGTAAACCCATTGAGGTTGGTAGTGTTGAACTGTTTGAATCCGCCGACTATTGCCTGGATGCGCTGCTTGGCCAGCTCGGGTGTTGGGCCCAAGTAAACAATTCGCACTTTTACCTGGTAGCCTAGTTTAGCCACCTTAGCTTCCACCGCCTTTACGGCTGCCTGCTGGCCGGTAGAAAGTGATTCAGACTTACCGCCCTTCTCCCCTGCCTGCTGCGGCGGCTCAAAAAGTGCTTTGAAGAAATTAGACAGAATATAAACTGGCAACTGAATCAGGTGGCCAATCAACTCAGATTTAAGCTGCATATTGCCGCTTTTTACCTGCTCAATATAGTTCATCCCCTTATTCTGCCAGGAGTCGTCTTCTGGCCGGCTTAGCACCTGCACCCACATCTCTTCGCCTGGTTGGTCGAGCTTGGCCAGTACAGCCGTAATGCCGGCAAGTGGGTCTACCTCAAAAGAAACAAAGGTCTTAATAGGCAGTACCTCATCGCGGGTAAGGGTCAGCTCTGTACTATGCACTACCCGTTCACCTGGCTGCCCGGCAGCATAATCCTCTATCCCCTCGCGGATGCGCACATTCGGGTATTGAGCATATATCTGCCCCTCTACGAAATCCTTTAAGTGCTTGGGGGTCCAGACATAAAAATGAATCTTATTCTCGATCGAAGCAATTTCGCAGCTGATGTGCTCTTGCAGAGAGCCTTCTTTGCGCAGCTCTGTTTTAGGGCGCAGTATTCCATGTAGACTGGCAAACATTTGCTCGGCCGAAAGTTCTTTTTTATCGTTATCTTTCGGAACCTCAATCATCAGCAAGACATTATCCGTCTGGCTGATCCACTCCACACGCCGGCGGTTCTGCCAAATTAAATAAGCTAATACAGCTACAATTATGACCCACCCATAAAGCTGGAATAGTATGATTCCCAGTAGCTGCAGAATTGGACCTAGTATACCCTCCATAATGTCCTTACTTTAGTGCATAGGTCGCTTTGGCGACCCTCGTAAATTGATCTTTCTCTTGCAGGTTCAGGACAATGGTAGTTTTTTTCACCTGGCGTTTCTTCAGTACCCGCTTGACGATTTCATTCTTGTGTAATGGTGTTTCCTCGCGCAGAATCTCAGTAATAATATCGGCTACCGTACCAGGGGTGTAGCCCCAATCACGGAGGGCATATATTCCCCGTCCCACCAGTACAAACCTGGGGTCTTTAATCAGTTCGTTGTGCACGGCCTGGACTGTTACGGTACGCTTGCGCTCGCCAAGGCTGGCGATGCGGTCTGCGATTTCGCTGAAGTGCAGCGGGCTGCCATGGCGGGCCAAAGCGATGTAGGTTTTATCTTTGATCGATTTCGGGTTAACCTCCGGCCAATGCGCCAGTCCCCAACGGCCATCCATATTGGCTAGCTGTTTGGAGATAGAAGCAATATTATGCAAGGTTTCTTCGCTGGCATTACCCGAGACTGTCGGCCGAATTGAGCTTAAGCTGGCCGGTTTGCCGGCTTTTTCGAGTTGCTTTACTACTTCCTGGGCTATACTTCTGACGGCTTCTGGGTGGTAGTCGGGCAGTAAGGCCAGGGCTGGTTTAAAGTGATCACTTTCTTCTATAACGGCTACCGAAGGTGCCAAGGTGGCTAAAAATACAATGTAGGTGTGCTCGGATGGGTCTACATCAAGGCGTTCGGCAATCTTGTCGAGCTCGCTAACGTGTCCTAGGTCTTTTAAGTGATTAGCTAAAATACTATCGGCTTCGGTGATACCGTCGACCTGTGCGGCCTTGAGTTTTGCAACGGCCGATTTTTCGATTTGGCGAACTCTCTCTCGTGTAATGCCGTACTTACCCCCTATTTTTTCTAGAGTCTGACGCTTGGGCATGCCCAAGCCAAAACGACCGGCAACTATTTCCCGGTCTCTTTCTGTTTTCAGCTTAGACAGGATTGCCTGGGCAGCCGTTTGGTAATTGTACTTTGTGGCATTGGTCACTGATAAAACGTCATTTAACTAGATAAATTATAAAATAACTGGTTACCGGTGTCAACAAGTTTACTAGGTATCGCCTCCGCCGCCTAAACCAGAACCGCTGCCAGATCCCGAGTCGCCACCTGGATCCGGTGTTGGCTCCTCTTTTTTCTTAGGTTCCTCTGGTGGTGGGGTTCCGCCTCCACAACCTATCTCACCAGTGCCACAGCCAGGCGGAGCGGCTTCAGCTTGTTTTACAGGTGTGTCTGGCTTGGGTTTGGGCTGGGCCTCTACCAGAACCGGCTTAGGTTCGCCGCTAGCTCCACAACGCTTGGTGGGTTGGTTTTCAGCCAGAAAAACCTCTTCTATCGCGCTAGCGTCATTTGCATCGGCCAATCCTCCGTCCCCTTTGCAGACTTTGAGGTTTACAAGCCCCTCTGGCCTAGTAAACTCTTCTACCGGAGTGCCAGCCAGGGCGCTTTCCATAAATCTATGCCAAATCGGCGCTGCTCCTGTAATACCGTCTACGTTATGCATCGGTGTATGATCGTTGTTACCGACCCAGACGGCTGTGACGAAACTGGGGGTGTAGCCAATAGTCCAGTTATCACGGAAGTCATTAGTAGTACCGGTTTTAACGGCTGCTGGGCGCGAAAGCACCAGTGGTGAGTTAGCGCCAAAGATCTCTTCGCGGTTTTTATTATCACTGAGAATATGGGTTATCATATAGGACAAACGCGGATCAATCACCTGTTTGGGTGCTGGCCGGGCCTCCTTGGTAATATTCCTGGCGAACCTATCTTCTACTTTCAAGATAGAGCGCGGCAACACCTTGGTGCCAGAAGCAGCAAAAGTGGCGTAAACGGTAGCCATATCAAGAGGGCGCACTTCCCCGCTTCCCAGTACCAGACTTAGGCCAAACCGCCCTTCATCTACCAGGCTGGGTCGCGAAACACCTAGATTATGAGCCATACCGATCGTATCGTGGATGCCGGCGAATTTCTGCACATGCACAGCCGGTACGTTTAGTGAGTTGCCCAGCGCCCGCCTCAGAAGTACCGGCCCGCGATACTTAAGGTCATAGTTTTTCGGCTCATAGACTTCGCCATTATCCTGCGATATTCGCAGAGGCTTGTCGTCCACCTGGGTTGCCCCATGCCAGCCCTTGCTAAAGGCAGTGGCATAAGTAATCGGCTTAAAGCTAGAGCCGGGCTGCAGCTGCGCTAGGGTAACATTAACGCTGCCGAACCCCGGCTGGTGGTAGTCGATACTACCGACCATCGCAATAATATCTCCGGTTTTCGGTTGCATGGCTACAAGTCCGCCGTTCGTGACGTGGTTGCCGGCTAGTTTTGCCACCTGCTCACGTACGGCCTGCTCCCCTGCTAGCTGCTTATTGTAATCGAGCGTGGTAGTAACGGTAATGCCACCCTTTTCTACTATCTCTGTGCCATAGATACTGCGCAGGCGGTCTAACACATAAAAGACGAAGTGAGGTGCGCGAATCACTACCTCCTGACTGTGGGCCTGTACTGGCCGGCTGGCAGCCACCCGGGCCTGCTCGTCCCCCACCATACCAAGTAAGCGCATGCGTTCAATTATGTAATCGCGGCGCTCTTTGGCGGATTGCGCGCTGACGTTAGGGTCGTAAATACTTGGGCTCTGCGGCAGGCCGGCCAGCAGCGCGGACTCTTCAAGCGTCAATTCTTGAGGCGCCTTCTTAAAGTAGATTCTGGCGGCTGCATCTATACCGTAGGCTCCTTGGCCATAATAAATACTGTTCACATACATTTGCAGGATCTCATCCTTACTGTAGCGGCGCTCCATTTCCACAGCCAATACCGATTCTTTATATTTCCTGACGAATGAGCGCTCGGATGTTAGCAAAGTGTTTTTAACAAGCTGTTGGGTAATAGTTGAGCCGCCCTGGACGCTAGCTGTATGGCGAAGGTTTTGATAGATCGCCCGGCTGGTACCTTTAATAGAAACCCCGTGATGTTCGTAAAAGTCAGAGTCTTCGGCTGCAAGAGTTGCCTGCT is a genomic window of Candidatus Dormiibacterota bacterium containing:
- a CDS encoding PBP1A family penicillin-binding protein is translated as MGKKSNQPQRFFYEVLARTPGVVLPGPLPGGKLNLPLWLQIALSDIRALAGDIGSIARRGGRMLAAPQARIAYSLTALAALTAGGAMAAYIAVDTMDKYGSSLNNPALIMNHKKTGTTILDRNGVVLYRGFGATEKHNVPVTSLPESFKQATLAAEDSDFYEHHGVSIKGTSRAIYQNLRHTASVQGGSTITQQLVKNTLLTSERSFVRKYKESVLAVEMERRYSKDEILQMYVNSIYYGQGAYGIDAAARIYFKKAPQELTLEESALLAGLPQSPSIYDPNVSAQSAKERRDYIIERMRLLGMVGDEQARVAASRPVQAHSQEVVIRAPHFVFYVLDRLRSIYGTEIVEKGGITVTTTLDYNKQLAGEQAVREQVAKLAGNHVTNGGLVAMQPKTGDIIAMVGSIDYHQPGFGSVNVTLAQLQPGSSFKPITYATAFSKGWHGATQVDDKPLRISQDNGEVYEPKNYDLKYRGPVLLRRALGNSLNVPAVHVQKFAGIHDTIGMAHNLGVSRPSLVDEGRFGLSLVLGSGEVRPLDMATVYATFAASGTKVLPRSILKVEDRFARNITKEARPAPKQVIDPRLSYMITHILSDNKNREEIFGANSPLVLSRPAAVKTGTTNDFRDNWTIGYTPSFVTAVWVGNNDHTPMHNVDGITGAAPIWHRFMESALAGTPVEEFTRPEGLVNLKVCKGDGGLADANDASAIEEVFLAENQPTKRCGASGEPKPVLVEAQPKPKPDTPVKQAEAAPPGCGTGEIGCGGGTPPPEEPKKKEEPTPDPGGDSGSGSGSGLGGGGDT